In Dreissena polymorpha isolate Duluth1 chromosome 11, UMN_Dpol_1.0, whole genome shotgun sequence, the genomic window AAAATGAGCTTTCGCACTATTGTTTTATAAGAATTATAAGTAAAACTTTGTATAAAGACTCaagcaaaaacaacaatatgAATTCATGGATCTTGGTGGTGGGGTGGTTCAAAACTATCTTCTTACCGCGTCTGCAGAATCCCGTTCAATCTGACAGACATATTAAGGCACATTAACGTATATGTTTTGCACTAACATCGAGACCTGAATGAAATCGGACATTAACGGCTCATTTCAATGGTTTGTTCACAAATTGTTGTCCTTGAAACGTAAGATAAAAACATAGAcgctatacattgataaaatCTAACCGGTTCACGATGCATTTGGATTCAATTGACTACAGAAAGTCTTTCAGACTGAgtataaattgaataaaaaatttcGCAACAACGCGCTTTCAAACGCTgttgtatttaaatgattttttttttacaaacgaaATGCTTTTGTAAGAACTAATATATTTTGCATGCCAGTTCCACAGGCGATGTATGCTTTTCTAAGAACtaatattttgtgcatgccagTTCCACAGGCGATGTATGCTTTTCTAAGAACTAATGTTTTTTGGATGCCAGTTCCACAGGCGATGTATGCTTTTCTAAGAACTAATATTTTTTGCATGCCAGTTCCACAGGCGATGTATGCTTTTCTAAGAACTAATATTTGTTGCATGCCAGTTCCACAGGCGATGTATGCTTTTCTAAGAACTAATATTTGTTGCATGCCAGTTCCACAGGCGATGTATGCTTTTCTAAGAACTAATATTTTTTGCATGCCAGTTCCACAGGCGATGTATGCTTTTCtaagaacaaatattttttgcatgcCAGTTCCACAGGCGATGTATGCTTTTCTAAGAACtaatattttgtgcatgccagTTCCACAGGCGATGTATGCTTTTCTAAGAACtaatattttgtgcatgccagTTCCACAGGCGATGTATGCTTTTCTAAGAACtaatattttgtgcatgccagTTCCACAGGCGATGTATGCTTTTCTAAGAACtaatattttgtgcatgccagTTCCGCAGGCGATGTATGCTTTTCTAAGAACtaatattttgtgcatgccagTTCCACAGGCGATGTATGCTTTTCTAAGAACtaatattttgtgcatgccagTTCCACAGGCGATGTATGCTTTTCTAAGTACTAATATTTTTTGCATGCCAGTTTCACAGGCGATGTATGCTTTTCTAAGAACTAATATTTGTTGCATGCCAGTTGCACAGGCGATGTATGCTTTTCTAAGAACTAATATTTGTTACATGCCAGTTCCACAGGCGATGTATGCTTTTCTAAGAACTAATATTTTTTGCATACCAGTTCCACAGGCGATGTATGCTTTTCTAAGAACTAATATTTGTTGCATGCCAGTTCCACAGGCGATGTATGCTTTTCTAAGAACTAATATTTGTTGCATGCCAGTTCCACAGGCGATGTATGCTTTTCTAAGAACTAATATTTGTTGCATGCCAGTTCCACAGGCGATGTATGCTTGCATGCCAGTTCCACAGGCGATGTATGCTTGCATGCCAGTTCCACAGGCGATGTATGCTTGCATGCCAGTTCCACAGGCGATGTATGCTTGCATGCCAGTTCCACAGGCGATGTATGCTTGCATGCCAGTTCCACAGGCGATGTATGCTTGCATGCCAGTTCCACAGGCGATGTATGCTTGCATGCCAGTTCCACAGGCGATGTATGCTTGCATGCCAGTTCCACAGGCGATGTATGCTTGCATGCCAGTTCCACAGGCGATGTATGCTTGCATGCCAGTTCCACAGGCGATGTATGCTTGCATGCCAGTTCCACAGGCGATGTATGCTTGCATGCCAGTTCCACAGGCGATGTATGCTTGCATGCCAGTTCCACAGGCGATGTATGCTTGCATGCCAGTTCCACAGGCGATGTATGCTTGCATGCCAGTTCCACAGGCGATGTATGCTTGCATGCCAGTTCCACAGGCGATGTATGCTTGCATGCCAGTTCCACAGGCGATGTATGCTTGCATGCCAGTTCCACAGGCGATGTATGCTTGCATGCCAGTTCCACAGGCGATGTATGCTTGCATGCCAGTTCCACAGGCGATGTATGCTTGCATGCCAGTTCCACAGGCGATGTATGCTTGCATGCCAGTTCCACAGGCGATGTATGCTTGCATGCCAGTTCCACAGGCGATGTATGCTTGCATGCCAGTTCCACAGGCGATGTATGCTTGCATGCCAGTTCCACAGGCGATGTATGCTTGCATGCCAGTTCCACAGGCGATGTATGCTTGCATGCCAGTTCCACAGGCGATGTATGCTTGCATGCCAGTTCCACAGGCGATGTATGCTTGCATGCCAGTTCCACAGGCGATGTATGCTTGCATGCCAGTTCCACAGGCGATGTATGCTTGCATGCCATTTCCACAGGCGATGTATGCTTGCATGCCAGTTCCACAGGCGATGTATGCTTGCATGCCAGTTCCACAGGCGATGTATGCTTGCATGCCAGTTCCACAGGCGATGTATGCTTTTAGGGGAGTACTGCGCATGACCCTTCTTATCCGTACAATTGGCTTTTCTATAATTGATTGACATGCTCATCGAGAATGATATTGTTTCGTTTCAAACAATAGTTTAGTTTGTAAAGTTACATATTGTATAGGTATCCAATCTAAGTATATCGATTCTATAAACCCATTCTCTCGAAATAAACTGTTCTTATATCTACCCTCATTCAACTTTATCAAAAGATAACTGAAGAAACCGTCCGGTTTTTTTCTGCGCATGCCCTTAACATGGTCTACATTCACATTTATGCATTGGGGCCTATTGCTTTTTGTCAAGTTATGTATTATAGTTGTTTTCATCCGTGTAGTGACTGTACATAAATTTGGCGCATCTTTATAAAAATGATGCTATAATATGCAAGTGGTGTAGTTATATATTTAGATATCATAGCAATAATTGATATTCCAAATACATTAATACAAAGTTAGCATAATACCTATTGATAACAATAAAACTCCAGTATGACGTCATCATAAAAGGCTCTACAGAGAAAATAGCATTTAAACGAATGTACCAGCTATATTTAAATAACgtatatatacatgcatttcaCGTGAATGTTGTAAAAAGGTTTGATTAAAGGCACGCTTGTTTTCTATAGAtacaacaaaaataacaagactattgccaagcaatgtatgtcccctaccggctccaacattgtcagaaatatatttttatatttgttgtcatagcaaccagaatgtttgacgtaggaacaaaatgaaatgacgtgcataatgtccatatttcaagtttcatgaaacaatattaagaacttttaaagttatcgcagaatccagaaaagtgtgacagactcacagactaaCGGACTGACGGATTCacggactcacggacacacaTAGTGCAAACCATTTgttccctccggtgaaaccgataGAGGACAATAATTGTTAGGGTAAATTGTtacttaaata contains:
- the LOC127849880 gene encoding MAGE-like protein 2 codes for the protein MPVPQAMYACMPVPQAMYACMPVPQAMYACMPVPQAMYACMPVPQAMYACMPVPQAMYACMPVPQAMYACMPVPQAMYACMPVPQAMYACMPVPQAMYACMPVPQAMYACMPVPQAMYACMPVPQAMYACMPVPQAMYACMPVPQAMYACMPVPQAMYACMPVPQAMYACMPVPQAMYACMPVPQAMYACMPVPQAMYACMPVPQAMYACMPVPQAMYACMPVPQAMYACMPVPQAMYACMPVPQAMYACMPVPQAMYACMPVPQAMYACMPVPQAMYACMPVPQAMYACMPVPQAMYACMPVPQAMYACMPFPQAMYACMPVPQAMYACMPVPQAMYACMPVPQAMYAFRGVLRMTLLIRTIGFSIID